The following are encoded in a window of Pygocentrus nattereri isolate fPygNat1 chromosome 5, fPygNat1.pri, whole genome shotgun sequence genomic DNA:
- the golga4 gene encoding golgin subfamily A member 4 isoform X3: MFKKLKQKINEEQSPQRSAQSPQQQAQVSSGERRGQPPGLHPDASPTPSDRENIAKAVGSSPRGSVNGNGDGAASPLREEPQSLAQKLQQRVSSVESLFRGSGRAEGLFRSGSRESLVRSPSRDSLTPLGDNEVTPAYDPPSDIESEAEESPGNAEALSKEQLLHRLHRVEKSLANYRGKYSELVTAYRTVQRDKEKTQAILSQSQDKALRRIGELREELQMDQQAKKHLQEEFDAALEEKDQMITVLQTQVALAKKRLQGIPGALVSTEGEAQPTDATEITSDPPSPAQGDCAELNEAGGSSEPGGAVDVDALQKRVLRQETLLQRCKELIRTSKERSAQLSSENEALQQQLQERLQELEKMKDLHTTEKTKLITQLRDAKNLIEQLEQDKGMVIAETKRQMHETLEMKEEEIAQLRSRIQQALSQKEELQEQKEKAEKAAFEELERALGVAQRAEEARRQLQAQMEEQVKQVEQASEEERRSLQQELSRVKQEVVTIMKKSTEDRISEMERLHSEALADKDKEISAQINQAVEQVREELLRAAQEKEQQAFLALEEAELQKAALQADAKARAKDLQLELESTRTRILELESSLAKSSQEEATHSDQLSAENEEQRKKYEAEISALKERHEQELERWKTEQSEAMNQQHSTAIEELTQKHKAEIEALLKEKEAEFHAHVEDINQKTLEKLDVKQTELEALSSELSDLQKTKQELDEKFVAFNTVNNSAQQEFEVRLKEEQLKHQTEVESINRQHEQTLGGVENDLKEELNQIRLVLEEKEKELEEHVQRGKSLEEDARRAHQDVEAQLKEMEDLRHTAQGEKEALAEASSHLNSLKGELEQSKNQLSELEKLLEASRSDCQQKAVCLQQKTIENEDLQQTVQKTISDLAEKEKSHVETCNAMQEEQSQLKKQLDEEKSFYEKKLESLQKELNSKLKSQETKMEKFKQKTKEMQEKFKKKLHEQEENTKSELAKKDEELWQKDQQVKDKILEMAQTSSEGLSNALSDLEMNHKEQLEKLQEALKHEQEDLLRHSQEKLSQQEEELQEKHALTFQEKVQELEEISQQLSSSREEKNKVELEVKNLREELAMRETTVQKLQAELREAAVKLENLSEGEDLLKKQIETVEKNLNQALTEKNLFQDQLCKAEETSKERLQAFSEELEDTRKKLSILETSRCKEGEDLQRALEEKAAELLTKEKEFQAQICAMNKELEQHCEGVQAILKGFSDDLCNKVEAKVNDLQNRVVHNQKKVSHLINVIVAKNDKIGTLEKELQQAIEESQGVKSSLDQMALQLSANSETLKALTVEKESLQKDATNYSQVLSEKVVCIEKLDEENKNISEKLKANILHMSNLEGIVDDLKTQLARSITEKEEAISLLNQQHSEEKQSLKSQMEETVERAEKEKSLALEQVDTLRNKMSELKKKAESKFTQNHNTVKSLQGKIEEMERQISEKDEHLQRLTASIDNQSISKSEMDQVLSEKEQKVSALTLELDNCTRTISKLEERVELQTKEREQLAAELRQHCSIRESEKTELVQQLQQAQEQCSQRSELEAKLQSLESEIQDAKRQMEIQQGDFERERAVLLKAKDEALKAAEESAGKATELKKKAEQKIGLIRKQLTSHVEEKEQVIKNLQAQLEDVRQKQNEREQQIVRLEDNRGIMEEAMNSLKEEHSKHLEQVRSDELQRESSLQTLKDIYEEKLAALHKDASSKEELATARDEEALSKLRELEEQSTVHQAEISRLEAELLEQTALVQELQKTCSNLQGQLKEKEVSSIQREECSVEQTSSVLAMEPLRSVEMEERDANGKEEDWKTEKDLLVKEYEIKLQELGRSLEEKENQLKAQQSSQGELGDTDVLTDGSKGSENDLDRKLLEAENEKQKIQKDYTRLQKDLRSLRKEHEKELEYLRKEMAEENEQKLRLEMEDMEMKHNSALKQLMREFNTQMALKEKELEASVKETIEKAQSVEAELIESHREEASQLQKIVAQKEDDLNRTVQRYEQIIQSREEEMGTRVWEVQKELEELQQRSLSGPQGLEELQVELAKKTTLLSEAKLKEQEYQDRIHTLEDTIRSAYKNSVVTHLGSTYREPAHYNADPLSEHTEFEYLRKVMFEYMMGRETKTMAKVITSMLKFPPDQAQKVLEREDSRLMPWLR; this comes from the exons AACATTGCCAAGGCTGTGGGTAGCTCTCCAAGAGGCAGTGTGAATGGGaatggagatggagctgcctcCCCTTTG AGGGAGGAGCCACAGTCTCTTGCTCAGAAGCTGCAGCAGCGCGTGTCCTCAGTGGAATCTCTCTTTCGAGGTTCAGGCCGCGCTGAGGGCCTCTTCCGCTCTGGCTCCAGGGAAAGTCTGGTCCGCAGCCCATCCAGGGACTCCCTCACCCCTCTAGGAGACAATGAGGTCACCCCCGCCTACGACCCCCCTTCCGACATCGAGAGTGAGGCGGAAGAATCTCCTGGAAATGCAGAGGCTCTTTCTAAAGAGCAGCTCCTGCATCGCCTGCACAGGGTGGAGAAGAGCCTGGCCAACTATCGAGGGAAATACTCTGAG CTGGTCACGGCCTACAGGACGgtacagagagataaagagaaaacgCAG GCTATTCTCAGCCAGAGCCAAGACAAAGCACTGCGAAGAATAGGAGAGCTCAGAGAG GAGCTGCAGATGGATCAGCAAGCCAAGAAGCACCTGCAGGAGGAATTTGATGCTGCTCTAGAAGAAAAAGACCAGATGATCACGGTGTTGCAGACCCAA GTGGCTCTTGCGAAGAAACGGCTGCAGGGTATTCCTGGAGCTTTGGTCTCCACTGAGGGAGAAGCCCAGCCCACTGATGCTACGGAGATCACCTCTGACCCACCAAGCCCTGCTCAAGGGGACTGTGCTGAACTGAATGAAG CAGGGGGCAGTAGTGAGCCGGGCGGTGCTGTGGATGTGGACGCGCTGCAGAAGCGGGTGCTGAGGCAGGAGACGCTGCTTCAGCGCTGCAAAGAGTTGATCCGCACCAGCAAAGAGCGCAGCGCCCAGCTCAGCAGCGAGAACGAGGcactgcagcagcagctgcaggagAGACTGCAGGAGCTGGAGAAGATGAAG GATCTTCACACTACGGAGAAGACCAAGCTGATCACACAGCTGCGCGATGCCAAGAACCTCATCGAGCAGCTGGAGCAGGACAAG GGAATGGTGATTGCGGAGACAAAGCGGCAGATGCATGAGACTTTAGAAATGAAAGAGGAAGAGATTGCTCAGCTGCGCTCCAGGATCCAGCAGGCTCTGTCCCAGAAAGAGGAGCTGCAGGAGCAGAAGGAGAAGGCAGAGAAAGCAG CGTTTGAGGAACTGGAGCGAGCTCTCGGGGTGGCCCAGCGGGCGGAGGAGGCGCGGCGCCAGCTGCAGGCTCAAATGGAGGAGCAGGTAAAACAGGTGGAGCAGGCAagtgaggaggagaggaggagtcTGCAGCAGGAGCTCAGCAGGGTCAAACAGGAGGTGGTCACCATAATGAAG AAATCTACAGAAGACAGGATATCCGAAATGGAGCGTCTGCATTCGGAGGCTCTGGctgacaaagacaaagaaataaGTGCCCAGATAAACCAGGCAGTG GAGCAGGTTCGAGAGGAGCTGTTACGTGCAGCTCAGGAAAAGGAGCAGCAGGCCTTTCTGGCTCTGGAGGAAGCAGAGCTGCAGAAGGCTGCCCTGCAGGCTGATGCCAAGGCCAGAGCCAAGGATCTGCAGCTCGAGCTAGAGAGCACCAGAACT AGAATACTTGAACTGGAAAGTTCTCTCGCCAAGAGCTCACAGGAGGAGGCTACCCACTCAGATCAGCTTTCGGCAGAGAATGAAGAACAGAGGAAGAAATATGAAGCTGAGATATCTGCTCTAAAAGAGAGGCATGAGCAGGAGCTGGAAAGATGGAAGACTGAGCAGTCAGAGGCTATGAACCAGCAGCACTCTACTGCTATTGAAGAACTAACGCAGAAACACAAAGCTGAGATTGAGGCACtcttgaaagagaaagaagcagagttTCATGCCCATGTTGAAGATATAAATCAGAAAACATTGGAGAAATTGGATGTTAAGCAGACTGAGCTGGAAGCCTTGTCCTCTGAGCTGAGCGATCTGCAGAAGACTAAACAAGAGTTGGACGAGAAGTTTGTGGCCTTCAATACTGTTAACAACTCTGCTCAGCAAGAGTTTGAGGTGAGACTGAAGGAGGAACAGTTGAAACATCAGACCGAGGTTGAAAGCATCAACCGTCAACATGAGCAGACGCTTGGAGGAGTGGAGAATGACCTGAAAGAAGAGCTAAATCAAATAAGGTTGGTTttagaagagaaagaaaaagagcttGAAGAACATGTTCAAAGGGGAAAAAGTCTGGAGGAAGATGCCAGAAGGGCTCATCAGGATGTAGAAGCACAGTTGAAGGAAATGGAAGATCTCCGGCATACTGCACAGGGTGAAAAAGAGGCCCTTGCTGAGGCTAGCAGTCATCTGAACTCATTAAAAGGAGAACTGGAACAGTCAAAGAATCAGCTGAGTGAGCTCGAGAAGCTTCTTGAAGCCAGCCGCAGTGACTGTCAACAGAAAGCAGTCTGTCTTCAACAGAAGACTATTGAAAATGAAGACCTTCAGCAAACGGTACAGAAAACTATCAGTGATCTGGCTGAAAAAGAGAAGTCACATGTTGAAACATGCAATGCAATGCAAGAGGAGCAAAGCCAGTTAAAGAAGCAGTTGGATGAGGAGAAAAGTTTCTATGAGAAAAAATTGGAGAGCCTACAAAAAGAATTGAATAGCAAGTTGAAATCCCAGGAGACCAAgatggaaaaattcaaacagaaAACCAAAGAAATGCAAGAAAAGTTTAAGAAAAAGCTTCACGAGCAAGAAGAAAACACCAAATCAGAGCTAGCCAAGAAGGACGAAGAGCTTTGGCAAAAGGACCAACAGGTAAAAGACAAGATCCTTGAGATGGCTCAGACAAGTTCAGAAGGTCTTAGCAATGCTTTGTCAGATTTAGAGATGAATCACAAAGAGCAGTTAGAGAAGCTTCAAGAAGCCCTCAAACATGAGCAAGAAGACCTTCTGCGCCATTCGCAGGAGAAGCTAAGCCAGCAGGAGGAAGAGTTGCAGGAGAAACATGCACTCACTTTTCAAGAAAAAGTGCAGGAGTTGGAGGAAATCTCGCAACAGCTTTCaagcagcagagaagagaagaacaagGTGGAGCTGGAGGTGAAGAACCTTAGGGAAGAACTTGCAATGAGGGAAACTACTGTACAGAAACTTCAAGCAGAGCTCAGGGAAGCTGCTGTAAAGCTGGAAAATCTGTCTGAAGGAGAAGACTTGCTGAAAAAGCAGATAGAGACTGTAGAAAAGAATCTCAACCAGGCCTTGACTGAGAAGAACCTCTTTCAGGATCAGCTCTGTAAGGCTGAAGAGACCAGTAAAGAAAGATTACAAGCCTTCTCTGAAGAGCTTGAAGACACACGCAAGAAGCTTAGCATACTTGAAACTTCCAGGTGTAAGGAAGGTGAGGACCTGCAGAGGGCTCTTGAAGAGAAAGCTGCGGAGCTTCTGACGAAGGAGAAAGAGTTCCAGGCGCAAATCTGTGCTATGAACAAGGAGCTGGAGCAGCATTGTGAAGGTGTGCAGGCAATATTAAAGGGATTCTCCGACGATCTTTGCAATAAAGTGGAGGCCAAAGTCAACGACCTCCAAAATAGGGTCGTACATAATCAGAAGAAAGTATCCCATCTTATAAATGTCATTGTGGCCAAGAATGATAAAATTGGTACTTTAGAGAAAGAGCTTCAGCAAGCCATAGAGGAGAGCCAGGGCGTGAAGAGCTCTCTTGACCAGATGGCCCTTCAACTAAGCGCGAATTCAGAAACTCTTAAAGCCTTAACAGTAGAGAAGGAGTCTTTGCAAAAAGATGCTACCAATTACTCTCAAGTACTTTCTGAGAAAGTCGTTTGTATAGAAAAACTtgatgaagaaaataaaaacatatcagAGAAACTTAAAGCAAATATTTTGCATATGAGTAACTTGGAGGGTATCGTAGATGACCTGAAGACCCAGTTAGCACGTAGCATAACTGAGAAGGAGGAAGCCATATCTCTGCTGAATCAGCAGCACAGTGAGGAGAAGCAGAGTCTCAAAAGCCAAATGGAGGAGACAGTGGAAAGGgctgagaaagaaaagagctTGGCTCTTGAGCAGGTGGATACTCTCAGGAACAAGATGTCAGaactgaaaaagaaagcagagtCCAAGTTCACTCAGAACCACAACACTGTCAAGTCTCTTCAAGGTAAGATAGAAGAAATGGAGAGACAGATATCAGAGAAGGACGAGCACCTTCAGAGACTCACTGCCAGCATTGACAATCAGTCTATCAGTAAGTCAGAGATGGACCAGGTGCTGAGTGAGAAAGAGCAGAAGGTAAGTGCCTTGACCTTAGAGTTGGACAACTGCACAAGGACAATCAGCAAGTTAGAGGAACGTGTCGAATTGCAGACGAAAGAACGGGAACAGCTAGCGGCCGAGTTGCGGCAGCATTGTAGCATCAGGGAGAGCGAGAAGACAGAGCTGGTCCAGCAGCTCCAGCAAGCCCAGGAGCAGTGCTCTCAAAGAAGTGAGCTTGAGGCAAAGCTTCAGTCTTTGGAGAGTGAGATCCAAGATGCCAAGCGACAAATGGAGATCCAGCAAGGAGACTTTGAGAGGGAGAGGGCAGTTTTACTGAAAGCAAAAGATGAGGCTTTGAAGGCGGCTGAGGAGAGCGCAGGGAAAGCCACCGAGCTGAAGAAGAAAGCTGAGCAGAAAATCGGCTTGATTCGAAAACAGCTGACCTCGCACGTTGAGGAGAAGGAGCAGGTCATCAAGAATCTGCAGGCACAACTGGAGGATGTCAGGCAGAAGCAGAATGAGAGGGAACAACAGATTGTGAGGTTGGAGGATAATAGGGGGATCATGGAGGAGGCTATGAACAGCCTAAAGGAGGAGCACTCAAAGCACCTGGAGCAAGTGCGAAGTGATGAGTTACAGCGAGAGAGCTCTTTGCAAACTTTAAAGGACATATATGAGGAGAAGTTGGCTGCTCTTCACAAAGATGCGTCTTCCAAAGAGGAGTTGGCTACGGCAAGAGACGAGGAGGCCCTTTCAAAGCTCAGGGAGCTGGAGGAACAGAGTACTGTCCACCAGGCTGAGATCAGCAGGCTTGAAGCAGAACTTTTGGAACAAACTGCACTGGTCCAGGAGCTTCAGAAGACCTGCTCAAATCTCCAGGGCCAGCTTAAGGAGAAAGAGGTAAGTTCCATACAAAGAGAAGAATGCTCTGTGGAGCAGACTAGCAGTGTCTTAGCAATGGAGCCCTTGAGATCTGTTGAGATGGAAGAAAGGGACGCAAATGGGAAAGAAGAGGACTGGAAGACTGAGAAGGATCTCTTGGTGAAAGAGTACGAGATAAAGCTTCAGGAACTTGGCAGAAGcctggaagaaaaagaaaaccagcTTAAAGCCCAGCAGAGCTCACAAGGAGAACTCGGAGACACAGATGTTCTTACAGACGGGTCCAAAGGCTCAGAGAATGATCTAGATAGAAAACTGTTGGAAGCAGAGAACGAGAAGCAGAAGATCCAGAAAGATTACACCCGACTACAGAAAGATCTCCGCTCGTTGAGAAAGGAGCATGAAAAGGAGCTAGAATACCTGAGGAAAGAAATGGCAGAGGAGAATGAACAGAAGCTGAG ACTTGAAATGGAAGATATGGAAATGAAACACAACTCCGCTCTTAAGCAGTTGATGCGGGAGTTCAACACCCAGATGGctctgaaagagaaagaacttGAAGCTTCAGTGAAGGAAACCATTG AAAAAGCCCAAAGTGTGGAAGCAGAGCTCATAGAAAGCCATCGAGAGGAGGCCAGTCAGCTCCAGAAGATAGTCGCCCAAAAAGAAGATGATCTGAACAGAACTGTCCAGCGTTATGAGCAGATCATTCAG AGCCGAGAGGAGGAGATGGGCACTCGCGTGTGGGAGGTGCAGaaagagctggaggagctgcAGCAGAGGAGCCTCAGCGGTCCTCAG